CAAAGCAAAGCCGACACTCTGTTAGTGGATGGAGATTTAAACCGCAGTGCTTTGGACTGGGCTAGTCGGGGGACATTGCCTGTGAAAGTTGTGGATGAGAAACAAGGGGTCAAGTTTGCCAGACAATTTGAGCATATTGTGATTGATACACCAGCCCGACCCAATCCCGAAGACTTAAAAACGATTGCGGAAGGATGTGATTTACTGGTGCTCCCCACTTCTCCCGATGCTTTAGCAATCCGAGCTACCTTACAAATGGTCGATGCTCTGCATAGTCTTCAGAGTAATTATAAAATCCTTTTGACTGTGATTCCCCCCAAACCGAATCGTAGTGGCTCTGAAGCCCGACTCGCTATAGAAAAAGCCGGACTTCCAATTTTTCAAGGAGGGATTAGACGGTTGGCAGTATTTCAGAAAGCCGCCTTAGAAGGTATTTCTGTTAATCAGGTCAATGATGCCTATTCCAAAGCCGCATGGCAATGTTATCAACAAGTTGGACGGGAGATTTTACCATGAGCCGTTTTGATAATTTGTTTAATGTCGCCAAAGGCAAAGATGCCACAACACCCCCAGACGATTTATCCGGTGCGGACAAACTCAGCAAAAGCAAAGACCCCAACTATGTCCGAACCACTATTTACCTTCCACGCGAACTGCACCGGAAGCTCAAAACCCAAGCCACAATAGACGGTGAGGAAATGAGTCAAATCATTGAACAACTCGTTGATAATTGGTTATCTGAACATTCAGATATTTAAAC
The nucleotide sequence above comes from Planktothrix agardhii NIES-204. Encoded proteins:
- a CDS encoding ParA family chromosome partitioning ATPase, which translates into the protein MFKHSDVQMIITIASFKGGVGKSTTALHLAVYLQSKADTLLVDGDLNRSALDWASRGTLPVKVVDEKQGVKFARQFEHIVIDTPARPNPEDLKTIAEGCDLLVLPTSPDALAIRATLQMVDALHSLQSNYKILLTVIPPKPNRSGSEARLAIEKAGLPIFQGGIRRLAVFQKAALEGISVNQVNDAYSKAAWQCYQQVGREILP
- a CDS encoding helix-turn-helix protein, CopG; amino-acid sequence: MSRFDNLFNVAKGKDATTPPDDLSGADKLSKSKDPNYVRTTIYLPRELHRKLKTQATIDGEEMSQIIEQLVDNWLSEHSDI